A single window of Thermoanaerobaculia bacterium DNA harbors:
- a CDS encoding GNAT family N-acetyltransferase, whose translation MTTVAGVEYGLLEETEFGAMTALLADVFSRREPPAVAVGLTAREITNLVSAFRKKALAERLTIVAREAPAGDLLGGLLVEDFGTPPPPGIDEAVPAFAPIGALLGGLDARYRESRSVAEGSHLHLFMLAVADRAAGRGIAHRLVAAALANGSRRGYRFAVTEATGRISQHVFRKLGFRDVLSAPYGTFLFEGRPVFASIVGHDATVLMEREL comes from the coding sequence GTGACGACCGTCGCCGGCGTCGAATACGGGCTGCTCGAAGAGACCGAGTTCGGCGCGATGACCGCCCTGCTGGCCGACGTCTTCAGCCGTCGCGAGCCGCCCGCCGTCGCTGTCGGGTTGACCGCACGGGAGATCACGAATCTCGTGTCCGCATTCCGCAAGAAGGCCCTTGCCGAACGCCTCACGATCGTCGCGCGCGAAGCGCCCGCCGGCGACCTGCTGGGCGGCCTTCTCGTCGAGGATTTCGGGACGCCGCCTCCCCCGGGGATCGACGAGGCCGTCCCCGCGTTCGCGCCGATCGGCGCCCTGCTCGGGGGGCTCGACGCGCGCTACCGCGAATCCCGTTCCGTCGCCGAGGGCTCGCACCTCCACCTCTTCATGCTCGCCGTCGCCGATCGCGCGGCCGGCCGCGGCATCGCCCATCGGCTCGTCGCGGCCGCGCTGGCCAACGGCAGTCGCCGGGGCTACCGCTTCGCGGTCACGGAAGCGACCGGCCGCATCTCGCAGCACGTCTTTCGCAAGCTCGGTTTCCGGGACGTGCTGTCGGCGCCTTACGGAACGTTCCTGTTCGAGGGCCGACCCGTTTTCGCATCGATCGTCGGGCACGACGCGACCGTCCTGATGGAGCGGGAACTGTGA
- a CDS encoding nuclear transport factor 2 family protein, translating to MDLQEIIARYHTALDDFSRGNPEPVKPLFSHRDDVTLANPFGPAVRGWERVSEALDFASARFRDGKVIAIETIAEYPGSEIATILEVERWMAKVSGREDVSLFVLRVTTTFRREEGAWRIVHRHADPITTPHPDGPLRPS from the coding sequence CGATTTTTCGAGGGGGAATCCCGAGCCCGTCAAGCCGCTCTTCTCCCATCGGGACGACGTGACCCTGGCCAACCCCTTCGGCCCGGCGGTTCGGGGATGGGAGCGGGTCTCCGAAGCCCTGGACTTTGCTTCGGCGCGATTCCGGGACGGCAAGGTGATCGCCATCGAGACCATCGCGGAATATCCGGGCTCCGAGATCGCGACGATTCTCGAAGTCGAGCGGTGGATGGCCAAGGTCAGCGGAAGAGAAGACGTCTCGTTGTTCGTTCTTCGGGTGACGACCACCTTCCGACGCGAAGAGGGAGCCTGGAGGATCGTGCATCGGCATGCCGATCCCATCACGACTCCCCACCCCGACGGTCCGTTACGCCCGTCGTGA
- a CDS encoding DoxX family membrane protein, with amino-acid sequence MTSPERGQTWAVLFARLVLGLIFFMAGAYKVFTLTPAGHVRRWFLPYTDTFLPTWSLWAAGLAIPFVELIAGGLLLLGLATRPALVSIGFVLAIVTFGHLLKEPLYPFHEHVIPRLGLLLFVLVVPADRDRFSLDHVRRLRAERRKTAVGAGRP; translated from the coding sequence GTGACCTCGCCCGAACGCGGCCAGACGTGGGCCGTCCTTTTCGCCCGGCTGGTGCTCGGTCTCATCTTCTTCATGGCCGGCGCGTACAAGGTGTTCACGCTGACTCCCGCCGGTCACGTCCGGCGCTGGTTCCTGCCGTACACGGACACGTTCCTCCCCACCTGGTCGTTGTGGGCGGCGGGTCTCGCGATCCCGTTCGTCGAGCTCATCGCGGGCGGCCTGCTCCTCCTCGGCCTCGCGACCCGGCCGGCGCTCGTGTCGATCGGCTTCGTTCTCGCGATCGTCACGTTCGGCCACCTGCTCAAGGAACCTCTCTATCCGTTCCACGAACATGTCATTCCCCGTCTTGGGCTGCTCTTGTTCGTTCTCGTCGTCCCGGCCGATCGAGACCGGTTCTCACTCGACCACGTCCGTCGTCTTCGAGCGGAGCGGCGGAAGACCGCCGTCGGCGCGGGCCGGCCGTGA